Proteins encoded together in one Marmota flaviventris isolate mMarFla1 chromosome Y, mMarFla1.hap1, whole genome shotgun sequence window:
- the LOC139703578 gene encoding sex-determining region Y protein-like: MALAPLCAPSYSSAMFTVLNPSDYSPAQQQQDGLDFGKNSSFLGIDHSSSNDQCETGGNLKGTQGRVKRPLNAFMVWSRDQRRKMALENPSMRNSEISKLLGYRWKTLTEAEKWPFFQEAQRLQAMHREKYPNYKYRPRRKVKTQQKTGSSSLPEEPPLKLCSQASVDARLHNLGQPERSSENLH; this comes from the coding sequence CGCACCATCATATTCTTCGGCTATGTTCACAGTACTGAACCCCAGCGATTACAGTCCAGCCCAGCAGCAACAGGATGGCCTCGACTTCGGAAAAAACTCTTCCTTCCTTGGGATCGACCACTCTAGCTCAAATGATCAGTGTGAAACAGGAGGCAACCTTAAAGGGACCCAGGGCCGGGTCAAGAGACCCTTGAATGCTTTCATGGTATGGTCTCGCGACCAGCGGCGCAAGATGGCTCTGGAGAACCCCAGCATGCGAAATTCAGAGATCAGCAAGCTGCTGGGATACCGGTGGAAAACGCTTACAGAAGCCGAAAAATGGCCATTCTTCCAAGAGGCACAGAGACTACAGGCCATGCACAGAGAGAAATACCCGAACTACAAGTATCGGCCTCGCAGGAAGGTTAAGACTCAACAGAAGACTGGCAGCAGTTCCCTGCCCGAAGAGCCCCCATTAAAACTGTGCAGCCAGGCGTCGGTGGACGCGAGGCTGCATAACCTTGGGCAGCCAGAGCGCAGTTCAGAAAACCTGCACTGA